Proteins encoded in a region of the Sceloporus undulatus isolate JIND9_A2432 ecotype Alabama chromosome 11, SceUnd_v1.1, whole genome shotgun sequence genome:
- the TMEM248 gene encoding LOW QUALITY PROTEIN: transmembrane protein 248 (The sequence of the model RefSeq protein was modified relative to this genomic sequence to represent the inferred CDS: deleted 1 base in 1 codon): MRATAMLGAGSPLENLRSFVGSRPPLVVFMVIASAAAAIAFLTLGYFFKIKEIKAPEMAEDWNTFLLRFNDLDFCVSENETLKHLAANETAAAAAPADSAPSGGPPLRPSTPPPQALEDPGPLNTSVGITLTLDPLRPFGGFSRNVTHLHSSVFGHQLGLSGREAHEEINITFTLPAAWNSDDCVLHGHCDQVVFTTCMTITAASSVFPVTVQPPHCVPETYVNATFWYKVFTTARDSNTKYAQDYNPFWCYKGAIGKVYHVLNPKLTVIVPDDDRSLINLHLMHTSYFLFVMVITLFCYAVIKGRPIKLRQSSSDFCPEKVAFSEA, translated from the exons ATGCGGGCGACGGCGATGCTGGGGGCCGGCAGCCCCCTGGAGAACCTTCGGTCCTTCGTGGGCAGCCGCCCTCCGCTGGTGGTCTTCATGGTCATCGccagcgccgccgccgccatcgCCTTCCTCACCTTGGGCTACTTCTTCAAGATCAAGGAGATCAAGGCCCCGGAGATGGCCGAG GACTGGAACACTTTCCTGCTGCGCTTCAACGACCTGGACTTCTGCGTCTCGGAGAACGAGACCCTGAAGCACCTGGCGGCCAACGAGACGGCGGCCGCCGCCGCTCCTGCGGACAGCGCCCCCAGCGGAGGCCCCCCCTTGCGGCCCTCGACG CCCCCCCCTCAGGCCCTGGAGGACCCCGGGCCCCTCAACACCTCCGTGGGCATCACCCTCACCCTGGACCCCCTCAGGCCCTTCGGGGGCTTCTCCAGGAACGTCACCCACCTCCACTCCAGCGTCTTCGGGCACCAGCTCGGACTCTCAG GCAGAGAAGCCCATGAGGAGATCAACATCACCTTCACTTTGCCGGCCGCCTGGAACTCGGATGACTGCGTCCTGCATGGCCACTGCGACCAAGTGGTCTTCACCACCTGCATGACCATCACAGCCGCAAGCAGCGTCTTTCCAGTCACAGT GCAGCCTCCCCACTGCGTCCCAGAGACCTACGTCAACGCCACCTTCTGGTACAAGGTCTTCACTACCGCCAGGGACTCCAACACGAAATACGCCCAAGACTACAACCCCTTCTGGTGTTACAAAGGAGCCATCGGCAAAGTCTATCACGTGCTAAACCCCAAACTGACGGTCATCGTCCCAGAT GACGACCGCTCTCTGATCAACCTGCATTTGATGCATACCAGCTACTTCCTCTTTGTGATGGTCATCACCTTGTTCTGCTACGCCGTCATCAAAGGCCGGCCAATCAAACTGCGGCAGAGCAGCTCGGACTTCTGCCCAGAAAAG gtTGCTTTCTCAGAAGCATGA
- the NCBP3 gene encoding nuclear cap-binding protein subunit 3, translating to MAAVRGLRISVKAASASSSDPEPMEVEEGELPLQTQGPAEEERREEREAEEREAQQQQPSPSSPPPPPPPPPPPPLPQAPPGPASSSSSSSSSSSSSSSSSPPSSSVPVRRSLRELLPETSRRYENKAGSFITGIDVTSKEAIEKKEQRAKRFHFRAEVNLAQRNVALDRDMMKKAIPKLRLDTIYVYGVDEMSTQDIFVYFKEYPPAHIEWLDDTSCNVVWLDEVTATRALINMSSMPEEEKMKPQENSRKVMGTNKKEKQEESSDDETEEGEVEDDHPSDTELDVLSQVEEDSLLRNDLRPASKLAKGNRLFMRFATRDDKKELGAARRSQYYMKYGNPNYGGMKGILSNSWKRRYHSRRLQRDVIKKRTLIGDDVGLTPPYKHHHSGLVNVPEEPIEEEEEEEVEEEDDDDQDMDEDDRVVVEYRDELQAFKQSRERSASQQSSASDSDEMDYDLELKMISTPSPKKSMKMTMYADEVESQLKSIRNSMRADNVASSNVKNRIGSKGPSEKVTDVRLLLEEKRLGNPGQLQPPLSSVKSDVRQRLGKRPHSPDVPHPSGPSASHREPVSDVHSRLGIPKQDSKGLYSDSREKKLANLWTRLGPTSKAAEKAPERAEKPSLASASAASPEEEDSELQRAWGALIKEKEQSRQKKSRLDHLPSLQIEISRESSSGSDTES from the exons ATGGCGGCGGTTCGGGGCCTCCGCATTTCGGTGAAGGCTGCCTCGGCGTCGTCTTCGGACCCGGAGCCCATGGAAGTTGAGGAGGGGGAGCTGCCGCTGCAGACTCAAGGCCCCGCCGAGGAGGAGAGGCGGGAGGAGCGGGAGGCGGAGGAGCGAgaggcccagcagcagcagccctctcCCTcttcgccgcctcctcctccgccgccgccgccgcctccgccgctCCCTCAGGCCCCGCCGggccccgcctcctcctcttcttcctcgtcttcctcctcctcgtcctcctcctcctcctctccgccgtcGTCCTCGGTGCCGGTGCGGCGCTCGCTGAGGGAACTGCTGCCG gAGACCAGCCGGAGGTATGAGAACAAGGCCGGCAGCTTCATCACGGGGATCGACGTCACCTCAAAG GAGGCCATCGAGAAGAAAGAACAACGAGCGAAACGGTTTCACTTCCGCGCAGAGGTCAACCTGGCCCAAAGGAATGTGGCCTTGGACCGAGACATGATGAAGAAAG CCATCCCCAAACTGCGGCTGGACACCATCTACGTTTACGGTGTTGACGAAATGAGCACACAGGATATCTTTGTGTACTTCAAGGAATACCCACCTGCGCACATTGAGTGGCTGGATGACACCTCAT GCAACGTTGTCTGGCTGGACGAGGTCACAGCCACGCGAGCGCTCATCAATATGAGCTCcatgcctgaagaagagaagatgaagcCCCAAGAGAACAGCAGGAAGGTGATGGGCACAAATAAGAAAG agaaacaggaggaaagCTCAGATGACGAAACGGAGGAGGGAGAGGTGGAGGATGACCATCCCAGTGACACAGAG CTGGATGTGCTGTCTCAAGTGGAAGAAGACTCCCTCCTGCGGAACGACCTTCGCCCGGCCAGCAAGCTGGCCAAAGGCAACAGACTCTTCATGAGGTTTGCTACCCGAG ATGACAAGAAGGAGCTTGGGGCTGCCAGGAGGAGCCAGTATTACATGAAGTATGGGAACCCCAATTATGGGGGCATGAAAGGCATCCTTAGCAACAGCTG GAAGCGGAGATACCATTCACGGCGACTCCAGCGGGATGTGATTAAGAAAAGGACACTAATTGGGGACGATGTTGGCCTGACGCCACCATACAAGCATCACCACTCAG gcttagtcaaTGTTCCTGAGGAACcaattgaggaggaggaggaggaagaggtggaggaggaagatgacgATGACCAGGACATGGATGAGGACGATCGCGTTGTAGTGGAATACCGAGATGAGCTGCAGGCTTTCAAACAGTCGCGTGAGCGGAGTGCCTCTCAGCAGTCCAGTGCCAGCGACTCTGACGAAATGGACTATGATCTCGAGCTGAAGATGATCTCCACTCCGTCGCCCAAGAAGAGCATGAAGATGACTATGTATGCTGACGAGGTGGAGTCTCAGCTGAAGAGCATTCG GAACTCAATGAGAGCAGACAACGTCGCTTCCAGCAACGTCAAGAATCGGATTGGAAGCAAAGGCCCCTCGGAGAAGGTTACTGACGTGCGGCTACTGTTGGAAGAGAAGCGGCTTGGAAATCCTGGCCAGCTTCAGCCACCTCTGAGCTCTGTGAAATCAG ATGTCCGGCAGAGGCTTGGCAAGAGGCCGCACTCTCCAGACGTCCCGCACCCAAGTGGCCCCTCTGCCTCTCACCGGGAGCCTGTGTCGGACGTCCACAGCCGGCTGGGAATCCCCAAGCAAGACAGCAAAGGCCTCTACTCGGATTCCAGGGAGAAGAAGTTGG CCAACCTGTGGACGCGACTGGGGCCCACGTCAAAGGCAGCAGAGAAGGCTCCCGAGAGAGCGGAGAAGCCCTCCTtggcctccgcctccgccgcctcTCCCGAAGAAGAGGACTCTGAGCTGCAGCGGGCGTGGGGGGCCCTGATCAAGGAGAAGGAGCAGTCCCGCCAGAAGAAGAGCCGCTTGGACCACTTGCCCTCGCTGCAGATCGAAATCAGCCGGGAGAGCAGCTCCGGGTCGGACACTGAGTCCTGA